The DNA region ATGAAGGAAATGCAAACAGAAATGCGGGAGGCATGGTTGATCAGGGAAGACTCTCTAATTAGGTGTCTTCAAAGTCTGCAGATAACTCTAGGGCAAATGCCTGAAGGGACAAGCATTAAGCTAAGGGAGCACTTAGCTCAGGGACCTGACCTAGCCCCAGGGGGGCAGGGAGCTTCCCTCTGAGAGGGAAGGTGAAGACAATGGGACCCAGCCCCTTTCCCTTAAATTGCTTAAAGGTGCCTGGTCTGAGAATGGGGGAGGGGATCATCAGGGCaccagagaaggcttcctggaggaggtggcagtTTCACTGAAtctaaaacaaataataggattTCTCATCCTTTAGGATGGGTTGACTGTGTTTGAGAATTTTTTCGCAGGCTCCCTGGGAACCAGGTGTCCAAAGGGCTGAGCTGTGAGGCTGGCCAAGAGGCCCCAGTCCTTCCCCAGCAGGCTCTGCTGGTAAGTAGGTCACAGCCACACCCTGGAAGGTGTGAAGGAGTCAGGAGACTAAGCTTTGGTTTTTGTTGGTCTGGTTGTATGACCTGGGGCAGCCTACTATCCCtccctccaggcctcagtttttcATGAGTAAGGAGGACTGGTGGATCAGGTTCCATTTATGTTTCTTGGGGCCCCAGCACTCAGGAGTCCGCCGGTTCCACTCAGCCATGCCTTGTTTGTGCCACATCCTTGTTGACCCTGCAGGCAGCCCACATAAGGGCTCACTGATGGAGGGAGGTAGGCTGCCCTGCACCACTCACCACCCCCACCTGGCCCTGAGGCTGCAGAGTCTTACTAAAGGACAACTGTGCCCTATAACCATGACAGGCCAGAAGGGGCTCAGAATGGGTGAGAAAACCCCAGAGATTTGGCCTCAGGGTTGGAATTGAGGGTCTCCTAGACTAGTGAATGGTTTAAGCACAATGGTTTCTATGGCTGTAGGGTCCATTTCAGCCCAGCTGGGGCCTGTGCCTTTGGATTTTAAAGAGCCGTGTCCAGGCACTGCCGTGCCTTACCGGTAGACCCATAGCATCCTCCCTCCCTCCGAGTCCTCTGTGCCTAGCTTTTGGCCCAACACTCAGAACAACCCTTTGTGGGAGAAGGCAGGGGATAGgagcccatttcacagatgaagacacTAAGAGCCTCAGGCCAGGCAGCAGTGGGCAGGGGCTGTCTTCCCCAGAGCCAGTGCTCTTTTCCCCTCCCTCTGATGCACACCCCCTCTCTTCCCTCCCAGTTCTCCGAAGGACTTCTCTGAAGGCACCATGAAGCTGAACGAGAGAAGCGTGGCCCACTACGCGCTGAGCAACTCCCCTGCAGACCATACAGGCTTCCTGCGCACTTGGGGGGGCCCAGGGAGCCCATCCACCCCCAGTGGCGCGGGCCGAAGATGCTGGTTTGTACTCAAGGGCAACCTGTTGTTCTCCTTCGAAAGCCGCGAGGGCCGGACCCCGCTGAGCCTGGTGGTGCTGGAGGGCTGCACAGTAGAGCTGGCTGAGGCTCCCGTGCCTGAAGAGTTTGCCTTTGCCATCCACTTCGATGCTCCCGGCGTGCGGCCACACCTGCTGGCCGCTGATGGGCCAGCGGCCCAGGAGGCCTGGGTGAAAGTGCTGTCACGGGCTAGCTTTAGCTATATGCGCCTGGTGGTACGTGAGCTGGAGAGCCAATTGCTCGAAGCCCGCCAGAGCCTTGCTGCTGCCCTGCATCGTCGCTCATCCTGGAAGGTTGTCACAGGCCGCTGTAAACCCCAGCAGACTCCTGACCACGGGGTTCTCAGCCTGGAGAACGGCCACTCCCACTCCAGGGACTGCAGCTCCGTGGGCTGGGTCGAGGAAGGAGGCAGCCCGCCAGCAGGGTGGGGCTTGGCTGAGTGGGAGCTGCAGGGCCCTGCCAGCCCCTTCGTAGGCAAGGGGCAGAGCCCTGTGTCTCCTGAGACCTCCTGCTTCTCCACCCTACATGACTGGTATGGCCAGGAGATCATTGAGTTGAGGCGGGAATGGCTGCAGAGGGCCCGGGGGGGCCGGCcagaaaagaaggaggagaatAGGCCCTGAGCCTGGGCCCTTTGGTATCAGGACACCAGGGCCAGAATTTTTTTCAGGAGTAGAATGTTTACTCATTTCCAAAGTTGCTTTTGGGGGGATTTTTCTCCTTCCGGCTTCTTCAGCCTTCTCCTGGTTCCATGTCCACACTAGTTTGTGGAGGACTTAGGGATCATACCTTCCAACCCCTTTATTTCCTGGGACCTGGAGAGGAAAAGTGGCTTGCTGAGCAGCCGCAGAGTCCCAGACTGTTCCTCTTTCagggaataaaatgaaatggagGAAGTAGGAAGTGGGAAATGTTACATAGCCACAGGCCACCCTGCCTTTCATCTACATTCCAGGCACTACAGGCACAATTCTAACATGAGAAGTCCTATGTGCATTTAAATACCAGAGGTTGGCTAAGGTATTGGCTGGAGGGACTGACAATGACAGAGAAAGTGGATTCACTGTGTCATGGGGGTTTCTGGCacccagttttccctgagtggtGGGAAGATTGGGCATGGGACTCCCATGATGCAGCTTGCTTAAGACCCTTTATAGAAGGCCTTCAGCAAAGAAAGAAGGATTTATTCTGCTCAGAAAGTGTTGGGGTACTCTCTCACTGGCTGTCCTGTCAACAGACTATGGAGGGGCTGGTAGCTTACATATGTTGGAAACC from Tamandua tetradactyla isolate mTamTet1 chromosome 7, mTamTet1.pri, whole genome shotgun sequence includes:
- the PHETA2 gene encoding sesquipedalian-2, with translation MKLNERSVAHYALSNSPADHTGFLRTWGGPGSPSTPSGAGRRCWFVLKGNLLFSFESREGRTPLSLVVLEGCTVELAEAPVPEEFAFAIHFDAPGVRPHLLAADGPAAQEAWVKVLSRASFSYMRLVVRELESQLLEARQSLAAALHRRSSWKVVTGRCKPQQTPDHGVLSLENGHSHSRDCSSVGWVEEGGSPPAGWGLAEWELQGPASPFVGKGQSPVSPETSCFSTLHDWYGQEIIELRREWLQRARGGRPEKKEENRP